The Thermococcus sp. region TTAGCAAGTGGAGCGAAAGACTCTTTGGAACGCCCCTTCCGGATGCCGTCGTCATGACGTCCTTCCTGTTTCCCCTGCTGTACCTCATAGCCTTTTTGGTGATACCCGTCCTCGTGATGCTGGCAACGGCCTTCGAGTACAACGGCCATATATCGCTCTACTGGTTCAAGAGCATCTTCGGGTCGAGCTATTACTTCAATCCGCTCCATCCAGGGGGATACCTTGTGACGACGAGACCCTACGGTGACCAGGAGGTTTACTACCTCCTTGGCAAGGATTTCGGAGTCGTCCTGAACTCGATAATAGTCTCGATAAGCGTCATGATACTGACGACAATACTCGGAACGAGCTTCGCATTCATAATGGCCCGCTACGACTTCCCGGGCAAGAACATAATGAGGGTTCTCCTCTTCATCCCGCTCCTCGTGACGCCCTTCGTCAACGTTGTCGTCGTCAAAAAGATGTTCCTGCCCGACGGGCTTATCAACTGGATATTCTACAAGCACCTCCACCTCTTCCCCAAACCGGTCTGGATCGATGGTCTGATAGGCGTCATCATAGCCCAGACAATAACTTACTACCCGATAGTCTACCTCAACGCTTACGCGAGCTTCATAAACATCGACCCCAGCCTTGAGGAGCAGGCCGAGAACCTTGGGAGCAGGGGCTTCCACCTCTTCAGGACTGTGACCTTCCCGCTCGCCCTGCCCGGTATAACCGCCGGTGCGATCCTCGTTGGAATCTTCAGCCTTGAAGACCTCGCCGCGCCAATCGTCTTTCAGGGCAGCAACATCGCGAAGAAGCTCATGTCATACCAGATTTACAGCTCCTTCGTCTCCGGCTTCGCCGTCGGGAATCCCCAGATGGCAGCTCTGGCACTCGTAATGCTCACGATAGCCCTCATAATGTTCCTTGCCGTCAGATGGTACGTCGGCCTGAGGCAGTACGCTATGCTGAGCAAGGGCGGCAGGTGGAAGCCGAGGGTTGCAAAGCCCAAGTGGTGGCAGGCGTTACTCATAGCATTTGTAGCAATCCCAACGCTCCTCCTGACGATATTCCCGCAGATAGGCGTTGTCCTTCTGGCCTTCTCGAAGAGCTGGTACGGAACGTGGCCGAGCGAGTTTACGCTGGAGAACATGAAGGCGATCCTCACCCAGCCTGATATAGTGAGGGTCATAGAGAACAGCCTTCTCTATTCGACCGTTGCCATCGTCATAATAATCCTCCTCTCGCTGACGGCCTCCTATGCCTCCGGAAGGTTCAAGAAGGCAAAGCTCTCCCCGATACTCGATAGCCTTGCGACGATACCGATAGCGGTGCCGGGAATAGTCATAGCGATGAGCTATTTCTTCTTCTTCTCAAGCGTGCCCCCATTTAAGGGCAGCATTCTCGACCCCACAAACCTGCTGTACTTCTTCCCGGGAGCGGCTCTCATCCTCGCCTACTCGATAAGGCGTCTTCCCTTTGCGGCACGCTCAATATCGGCTGGAATTCAGCAGGTTCACGTGTCCCTTGAGGAGGCAGCTATGAACCTCGGGGCTGGCAGGTGGAAGGCACTCACCAGCGTCCTTCTACCTCTGATATACCTCAACCTCCTCGGAGGTGCGATGCTCAGCTTCGTTTACTGTATGAGCGAGACCAGCGTCGGCATCACACTCGGTTCGATAAACTCCACATGGTACCCGATAACGGCGAAGATGAAGGAGCTGATCATAGGCGCTGTGGGTAGCGCCAACCTCGCCGCCGCGCTGGGTGTGTTCCTGATGGTCGTCCAGATAACGGCCATTGTGATAGCCAACGTGATAACCAAGCAGAGGTACTCCTTCATAGGTCTCACATGAGGTGATGGAGATGGTTGACGTTAAGCTTGAAAACATCGTCAAGACCTTTGATGGAACGACCGCCCTCAAGGGTATAAGCCTCAGCATAAAGCACAGGGAGCTCTTCACACTGCTCGGCCCGAGCGGGTGTGGAAAGTCGACGACACTGAGAATCATAGCGGGCCTCGATTATCCCGACACCGGGCACATCTACTTCGGCGATGAGGAGGTGACCTACCTCCCCTCCTACGAGAGGGGTGCCGTGCTTGTCTTCCAGAACTACGCCCTCTGGCCCCACATGACCGTCTTTGACAACGTCGCCTACGGCCTCAAGATAAGGAAGGTTCCCAAGGAAGAGATAAGGAAGAAGGTCGAGTGGGCCCTCGAACTGGTCAAGCTCAAGGGCTTCGAGAACCGCTATCCTACCCAGCTGAGCGGTGGACAGCAGCAGCGTGTCGCCATAGCCAGAGCTTTGGTCGTTGAGCCCAAGGTTCTGCTCCTCGACGAGCCGTTGAGCAACCTCGACGCGAAGCTCAGGCTTGAGATGCGCTCGGAGATAAGGCGCATACAGCGCGAGCTCGGAATAACGGTTATCTACGTCACCCACGACCAGGAGGAGGCAATGGCGATAAGTGACAGAATAGCCGTCATGAACGTCGGGACAATAGAGCAGATTGGAACACCGAGGGAAATCTACGAGAAGCCAAGGACGGAGTTCGTTGCGAGCTTCATGGGCAAGACCAACGTTATCCCGGCCAAGGTCGTTGAGAGGAACGGCGACCGCGTTACCGTTGAGTTCGGTAGCTTCCGCCTCGACGGTCTCCACTACACCGAGAAGAGCGACAACGTTGTGCTGGTCATCAGGCCGGAGAGGATAAAGCTCAAGCCCGGCGACAACACCGTCTCCCTCACTGGAACGGTTGACCTCATCGAGTACTATGGCTTCTTCACGGAGATAGTGGCCCTCTTCGAGGGCGAGCTGAGGATAATCGCCAGAACGATAAGCGACAAAGAGGTCGCCGGCCTGAGGCCGACTAACCCGGTGACATTCTACATAGACAGGGACGACATAATAGTCCTCCCCAAGCAGCTCTAATCCCTTTTCTTTTGGTGGTCGACTTGCTCGTGGAGAACCTCCTATACGAGATGCTCCTCGTTACGAGAACAAACGTTACCCCGGTCGGGGTTGTCCGGAGGGGAAATTCTCTGAACTTCAAGCTCTTCCCTGGAAAGAGCTTCAGAGAGCTTAAGGTTGACAGCCACGTGGCAATCCAGGCAACCAACGACCCCGAGCTACTCGTGAGAACCGCGTTGAACCTTCCCGTTGAGCTGGAGTTCGAGGAGCGGGAACCCTACCGCTGGATCAAAGGACTTCCGGGGTGGCTGGGAGAGGCCAGCTGTGCCGAGGAAACCTGGAGGGACGAGATTGGCGAGACCAAAGTTTTAAAGTGTAGCCTAAAGCCCGAGGAGGAAATCCCCGGCAGGCTCCCTCAGAGGCCCTTCACGAGGGCAGACTGCCTCCTCGTGGAGATGGCCGTTCTCTTTACGCGTTATCTTGTCTCCCCAAGAAAAGCCATCAGGGACGAGATACTCAGGCTTTACACTACCTACCGTCGCCTCGGCGGTTCCTCAGAGAGCGCCGAATACATAATCGGCCGTTTAGACCGAAGCCAGTAGGCAGT contains the following coding sequences:
- a CDS encoding ABC transporter ATP-binding protein; its protein translation is MVDVKLENIVKTFDGTTALKGISLSIKHRELFTLLGPSGCGKSTTLRIIAGLDYPDTGHIYFGDEEVTYLPSYERGAVLVFQNYALWPHMTVFDNVAYGLKIRKVPKEEIRKKVEWALELVKLKGFENRYPTQLSGGQQQRVAIARALVVEPKVLLLDEPLSNLDAKLRLEMRSEIRRIQRELGITVIYVTHDQEEAMAISDRIAVMNVGTIEQIGTPREIYEKPRTEFVASFMGKTNVIPAKVVERNGDRVTVEFGSFRLDGLHYTEKSDNVVLVIRPERIKLKPGDNTVSLTGTVDLIEYYGFFTEIVALFEGELRIIARTISDKEVAGLRPTNPVTFYIDRDDIIVLPKQL
- a CDS encoding DUF447 domain-containing protein, which encodes MVDLLVENLLYEMLLVTRTNVTPVGVVRRGNSLNFKLFPGKSFRELKVDSHVAIQATNDPELLVRTALNLPVELEFEEREPYRWIKGLPGWLGEASCAEETWRDEIGETKVLKCSLKPEEEIPGRLPQRPFTRADCLLVEMAVLFTRYLVSPRKAIRDEILRLYTTYRRLGGSSESAEYIIGRLDRSQ
- a CDS encoding iron ABC transporter permease; protein product: MKVSKWSERLFGTPLPDAVVMTSFLFPLLYLIAFLVIPVLVMLATAFEYNGHISLYWFKSIFGSSYYFNPLHPGGYLVTTRPYGDQEVYYLLGKDFGVVLNSIIVSISVMILTTILGTSFAFIMARYDFPGKNIMRVLLFIPLLVTPFVNVVVVKKMFLPDGLINWIFYKHLHLFPKPVWIDGLIGVIIAQTITYYPIVYLNAYASFINIDPSLEEQAENLGSRGFHLFRTVTFPLALPGITAGAILVGIFSLEDLAAPIVFQGSNIAKKLMSYQIYSSFVSGFAVGNPQMAALALVMLTIALIMFLAVRWYVGLRQYAMLSKGGRWKPRVAKPKWWQALLIAFVAIPTLLLTIFPQIGVVLLAFSKSWYGTWPSEFTLENMKAILTQPDIVRVIENSLLYSTVAIVIIILLSLTASYASGRFKKAKLSPILDSLATIPIAVPGIVIAMSYFFFFSSVPPFKGSILDPTNLLYFFPGAALILAYSIRRLPFAARSISAGIQQVHVSLEEAAMNLGAGRWKALTSVLLPLIYLNLLGGAMLSFVYCMSETSVGITLGSINSTWYPITAKMKELIIGAVGSANLAAALGVFLMVVQITAIVIANVITKQRYSFIGLT